A stretch of the Candidatus Berkelbacteria bacterium genome encodes the following:
- the argS gene encoding arginine--tRNA ligase, which yields MTHFENLIHRVRSLLSGECQITFEIPSNQSAWFSVPIFHLAQKRNQSVAEVAKTIVSRLNSLSGVQAKVVGGYVNLAPTSSFARQILAELSTSKYQPESRTETIVIDYSSPNAAKPMSIGHLRSTVIGDALKRIYQFLGYQVIGVNHLGDWGTQFGKLLVAYKRQFGDLTPRPELTVKDLLNLYVQFHTDADQDRALADGARAMFFQLEHERRAQGQASELVALWRQLVDLSKQELQSVYRRLGVEFSDEAIKGESEYDLEVKQVRKQAQEMGILETSEGAQIIQVGDACPPLIFEKTDGSTTYGARDLGALLYRLKTYRPAQVLYVVGSEQSLHFQQIFEAATSLDLLGVRTNKTILKHVKFGLVRLPEGKLSTRQGRVILLEDVLNEAVKRAQAVIEARVEGQPGDERISEAVGIGALKYFDLMHNCRHDILFNWERMLSLKGNSAPYLQYSYTRAVQILAKESDIEQEVGVVPVELMPYIRTLARFPLIIEQVAEQSTPHTLAQYLGEVAADFHAFYERFPVLQASASDKTVRLAYVRATQKILKIGLNLLGIEALERM from the coding sequence ATGACCCACTTTGAAAATCTTATCCATCGAGTTCGTTCATTGCTCAGTGGTGAATGCCAGATCACATTCGAGATTCCAAGCAATCAATCGGCATGGTTTTCGGTGCCAATTTTCCACTTGGCTCAAAAGCGCAATCAGTCAGTCGCCGAAGTTGCCAAGACGATCGTCTCTAGACTGAACTCTCTCTCTGGAGTGCAAGCGAAAGTCGTCGGCGGTTATGTCAATCTTGCGCCAACTTCAAGTTTCGCGAGGCAAATCTTGGCTGAACTGTCGACAAGTAAATATCAGCCAGAATCTCGCACCGAAACAATCGTCATTGATTATTCAAGCCCGAACGCCGCCAAACCGATGAGTATTGGCCATTTACGTTCGACTGTGATTGGGGATGCGCTCAAGCGCATTTACCAGTTTCTTGGTTATCAAGTAATTGGAGTAAATCATCTTGGCGATTGGGGCACGCAATTTGGCAAACTCCTTGTGGCTTATAAACGCCAGTTTGGCGATCTCACTCCACGGCCAGAGTTGACAGTTAAAGATTTACTTAATCTTTATGTGCAATTTCATACTGACGCCGACCAGGATCGGGCGCTTGCTGACGGGGCCCGGGCGATGTTTTTTCAATTGGAACATGAACGGCGTGCGCAAGGACAGGCGAGTGAATTGGTCGCGCTTTGGCGGCAATTGGTGGATCTCTCTAAGCAGGAACTTCAGAGTGTTTATCGGCGTTTGGGGGTGGAATTTTCTGACGAGGCGATTAAAGGTGAGAGTGAATATGATCTCGAAGTTAAGCAAGTAAGAAAACAAGCTCAAGAGATGGGGATTTTAGAAACAAGCGAGGGCGCTCAAATTATTCAAGTTGGAGATGCTTGTCCGCCTTTGATTTTTGAAAAAACTGATGGTTCCACTACCTACGGCGCCCGTGATCTGGGCGCGCTTCTTTATCGCTTAAAGACATATCGTCCAGCGCAAGTTCTCTATGTGGTCGGAAGCGAGCAGTCACTTCACTTTCAGCAGATTTTTGAGGCGGCGACTTCACTTGATCTTCTAGGTGTGAGAACGAATAAAACTATCCTTAAACATGTTAAATTTGGCCTTGTTCGTCTACCCGAAGGCAAGCTAAGCACGCGTCAGGGTCGCGTCATTTTACTCGAAGATGTTTTGAATGAGGCGGTGAAACGGGCGCAGGCGGTGATAGAAGCGCGAGTCGAAGGGCAACCAGGGGACGAGCGCATTAGCGAAGCAGTTGGAATTGGCGCCCTTAAGTATTTTGATCTCATGCATAATTGTCGCCACGATATCCTTTTCAATTGGGAACGCATGCTCTCACTCAAAGGCAACTCGGCGCCGTATCTTCAATATTCCTACACGCGCGCCGTCCAGATTTTAGCTAAGGAGAGCGACATCGAGCAAGAAGTAGGCGTCGTTCCGGTTGAACTTATGCCTTATATTCGCACCTTGGCTAGATTCCCATTGATTATTGAGCAAGTTGCCGAGCAGTCCACGCCGCATACCCTTGCTCAATATCTAGGTGAAGTCGCGGCGGATTTTCATGCCTTTTATGAACGCTTCCCAGTTTTGCAGGCGAGCGCCAGTGATAAGACAGTGCGCTTAGCCTACGTTCGGGCAACACAAAAAATTCTTAAGATTGGCCTTAATCTTCTGGGTATCGAAGCGCTTGAAAGGATGTAA
- a CDS encoding site-2 protease family protein, which yields MLLLNALTDPLGFVAFCLALLSGITVHECAHAYVADRLGDPTARNQGRVTLNPLAHLDPLGTVFLFFFGFGWGKPVPVNPQYFTRPALDEFLVAIAGPASNLLLASLIALVYRSGVIPISDLATVGILMIQLNLFLMLFNLLPVPPLDGSKFLRAFLGEPIYRMLETSSFLLIILLLIALRTTTLGDLLVSAVTRLTQFLIGG from the coding sequence ATGCTTCTTCTCAACGCTCTCACTGACCCACTCGGTTTTGTCGCTTTTTGTCTTGCCCTGCTTTCAGGGATTACCGTTCACGAATGCGCTCACGCCTATGTTGCTGATCGATTAGGTGACCCAACTGCCCGCAATCAAGGTCGAGTCACTCTCAATCCTCTCGCCCACCTCGATCCGCTCGGCACGGTTTTCTTATTCTTTTTCGGATTTGGTTGGGGCAAGCCGGTGCCAGTCAACCCACAATACTTTACCCGCCCAGCGTTGGATGAATTCTTGGTGGCCATCGCTGGTCCAGCCAGCAATCTTCTCCTCGCCAGCCTAATCGCACTTGTATACCGAAGCGGCGTTATACCAATATCTGACCTCGCTACGGTCGGCATCTTAATGATTCAACTTAATCTCTTTTTAATGCTCTTTAATCTGTTGCCCGTACCGCCGCTGGATGGCTCAAAGTTCTTGCGAGCTTTCTTGGGTGAACCAATATATCGAATGCTCGAAACATCATCTTTTTTGCTTATCATCCTTCTTCTAATTGCCTTGAGAACGACGACGCTCGGAGATTTACTCGTTTCAGCTGTCACTCGACTTACCCAGTTTCTCATAGGAGGCTGA
- a CDS encoding zinc-ribbon domain containing protein, whose translation MEYQDQTLTCRDCGNTFTWTAGEQDFYATKGLSAPTRCKECRAKKRAERDSQRGGGGQMYDIVCAQCGKPGQVPFPPKRDDVLCGECFNARRNQGAGSDSGSDAGASDASTDMPKAA comes from the coding sequence GTGGAATATCAAGATCAAACTCTCACCTGTCGAGACTGTGGGAACACGTTTACCTGGACAGCAGGTGAGCAAGATTTCTACGCGACTAAAGGTTTGAGCGCCCCAACTCGCTGTAAAGAGTGCCGCGCCAAAAAGCGCGCGGAGCGCGATTCACAGCGTGGTGGCGGAGGTCAGATGTATGACATCGTCTGCGCCCAGTGCGGTAAACCAGGACAAGTGCCATTCCCGCCCAAGCGGGATGATGTCCTCTGCGGCGAATGCTTCAATGCCCGTCGCAATCAAGGGGCTGGCTCCGATTCGGGGTCAGATGCAGGTGCATCAGATGCAAGCACGGATATGCCTAAAGCTGCGTAG
- a CDS encoding 50S ribosomal protein L28: MAWVCQVCGKKPVAGRDRSHSMRQSHRSIRPNLQSYKNGKICTRCLRTLKRKTNANTV, translated from the coding sequence GTGGCTTGGGTTTGCCAAGTGTGTGGTAAGAAGCCAGTCGCTGGTCGGGATCGATCGCACTCTATGCGTCAATCACATCGCTCAATCCGACCAAATCTTCAATCCTATAAAAATGGGAAAATTTGCACTCGGTGTCTGCGGACTCTGAAACGCAAAACTAACGCTAACACGGTGTAA
- a CDS encoding tetratricopeptide repeat protein: protein MILEILIIAAIIGMFIILARRLPDALKGEQGSLPPQNTPARPDFFTRARIWWKTAKREQLRPAKSPVAVAQSVKAPSEVLTEDVLLREGDTYMQEGKLKEAERAFLRAVAKNPKNPKLYNRLGAIYLKQRNYSDALQAFEAARDLDSSKASRHYNVALAAWQMTNLSKARHSIAQAISLDPVSAKYQELKQQIEAK from the coding sequence ATGATTCTTGAGATTCTAATCATCGCGGCGATCATTGGCATGTTTATTATTTTGGCGCGGCGTCTGCCCGATGCACTTAAAGGTGAACAGGGTTCATTGCCGCCTCAAAACACACCCGCTCGTCCAGATTTTTTTACTAGAGCTCGAATTTGGTGGAAGACTGCTAAGCGAGAACAGTTGCGCCCGGCAAAATCACCAGTGGCTGTCGCTCAATCCGTCAAAGCGCCGAGCGAAGTGCTGACCGAAGATGTGCTCTTAAGAGAAGGCGATACTTACATGCAGGAGGGTAAGCTCAAGGAGGCCGAGCGGGCATTTTTAAGGGCGGTCGCCAAAAATCCTAAAAACCCCAAACTTTATAATCGCCTGGGTGCGATTTATCTTAAACAACGTAACTATTCAGATGCGCTCCAGGCATTTGAAGCCGCTCGCGATTTGGATTCGAGCAAAGCCTCGCGCCACTATAACGTCGCTCTCGCCGCCTGGCAGATGACTAATCTTTCCAAGGCTCGCCACTCGATTGCTCAAGCGATTAGCCTCGATCCGGTTTCGGCTAAATACCAAGAGCTTAAGCAACAGATTGAAGCGAAGTAA
- the rpmG gene encoding 50S ribosomal protein L33, translating to MAKKGKRQKFNLTCVECKRRNYVVSKNVVNTTDKLVLEKYCTWCRKHTQHNETKLPNPKPRT from the coding sequence ATGGCAAAAAAAGGCAAACGACAAAAATTTAATCTCACTTGTGTCGAATGTAAGCGACGCAACTATGTGGTGTCAAAAAATGTTGTGAACACAACTGATAAGCTTGTGCTTGAAAAATACTGCACTTGGTGCCGCAAACACACTCAACATAACGAGACAAAATTGCCAAATCCAAAACCGCGAACCTAA
- a CDS encoding PBP1A family penicillin-binding protein — protein MPVFHNPLNIRPRQIKKGVQKAFKKRGWNKRFFWRALKALVVVSLFATAAIFAWYSKDLPTPGKIRKYEAAQSTKIYDRDGELLYELHGDQNRTILTDKDIPSSIKQATITAEDRKFYEHFGLDFKGLARAVFLDVFTGARVGGSTITQQYVKNALLTNKKTLDRKIKEVILTLEIEAMFSKDEILTFYLNEIPYGSNSYGVQAASRAFFGKDAKDLELHEAATLAAIPQAPTYYSPYGTHTDDLKIRRDWILNSMVELGYATKDETEIALAKPISVLPRRDSIEAPHFVFYVREQLVEEFGEQMVEEGGLRVTTTLDLDFQRDAQTAISKGIENVRRQGGNNAALVSVKPETGEILAMVGSANYFDTEHDGNVNVTLAARQPGSSFKPIVYATGFKEKYNPASVLWDVKTDFGNYEPNNYNGSFSGPVTVRHALANSLNIPAVKMLWLVGLDETLKTAHDLGITTLNQPERYGLSLVLGGGEVRPLDMATAFAVFANGGTYRPPVSILKVEDANGRTLKEHRPGKGEKEVLDPNVAYQITNILSDNNARTPIFGPRSALYFPNRAVAAKTGTTQEFRDGWTVGYTPGLSTAVWVGNNDNSPMRQGADGSVVAAPIFRNYLSAALDPTDNRTFTKPETLKTLSVDKFSNKLPTDSSGELVSDLFAPWQIPKEKDDIHVKVQINKLTGKLATSLTPQSLVEEKTYTVLHSEKPGDPRWENPVLAWAQANGIELGSPPTETDTDYTEDTIPIVNILEPTNGAVVSGTVTITAEASATFGVRSVDLAIDGQGRGFDAVSPYQFTVQASDLGEGDHTLTVTTYDQNGASTSQTLTVTVRSDATPPESVSNVDATGLNAAVQLTWTNPTDLDLERVRIYLSTKPSEIGSLYPTEVLVNPNTISTYTVTGLTNAVKYYFTLISVDSSGNQATGVRYQDSATPSL, from the coding sequence ATGCCTGTTTTTCATAATCCTCTCAACATTCGTCCTCGCCAAATCAAGAAAGGCGTCCAAAAAGCTTTCAAGAAGCGGGGCTGGAACAAGCGTTTTTTTTGGCGGGCGCTGAAGGCGTTGGTCGTAGTCAGTTTGTTCGCCACGGCCGCGATCTTTGCTTGGTACTCTAAAGATTTGCCGACACCAGGCAAAATTCGTAAGTATGAAGCCGCTCAATCCACTAAAATTTACGACCGCGACGGCGAGCTTTTGTACGAACTCCACGGTGATCAAAACCGCACTATTTTAACTGATAAGGATATCCCCTCTTCAATCAAACAAGCCACGATTACAGCTGAAGATCGAAAATTCTACGAACACTTTGGCCTCGATTTTAAAGGTTTGGCGCGCGCCGTTTTCTTAGACGTTTTCACCGGCGCTCGAGTGGGCGGTTCAACGATCACCCAACAGTATGTTAAAAACGCGCTCTTAACCAACAAAAAGACTCTCGACCGCAAGATTAAAGAAGTAATCTTAACGCTCGAGATTGAAGCGATGTTTTCCAAAGACGAGATTCTGACTTTTTATCTCAACGAAATTCCTTATGGCTCGAACAGCTATGGTGTTCAGGCTGCCTCGCGCGCTTTCTTTGGCAAAGACGCTAAAGATCTTGAACTTCATGAGGCGGCAACGCTGGCGGCTATTCCTCAAGCACCAACCTATTATTCACCTTATGGCACGCATACTGATGATCTCAAAATCCGACGCGATTGGATTTTGAATTCCATGGTTGAGTTGGGCTACGCCACAAAAGATGAGACTGAAATCGCTTTGGCGAAACCGATTTCAGTTTTGCCGCGCCGAGATTCGATTGAGGCGCCGCACTTTGTCTTCTATGTCCGCGAACAGCTCGTGGAAGAATTTGGTGAACAGATGGTGGAAGAAGGCGGTCTGCGTGTAACAACGACGCTCGATCTCGACTTTCAGCGAGACGCTCAAACGGCAATCTCAAAAGGCATTGAAAATGTTCGTCGACAGGGCGGAAATAACGCCGCACTGGTCTCGGTTAAACCTGAAACTGGTGAAATTCTAGCGATGGTCGGATCGGCAAACTATTTCGACACTGAACACGACGGCAATGTGAACGTAACCCTTGCCGCCCGTCAGCCAGGTTCAAGTTTCAAACCGATCGTCTACGCGACAGGTTTCAAGGAAAAATACAATCCCGCCTCTGTACTCTGGGATGTAAAAACTGACTTTGGCAACTACGAGCCAAATAACTACAATGGATCGTTCAGCGGGCCAGTCACAGTTCGGCACGCGTTGGCAAATTCACTTAATATCCCGGCCGTAAAAATGCTATGGCTGGTGGGTCTCGATGAGACCTTGAAGACGGCCCACGATCTGGGTATTACAACTTTGAATCAACCTGAACGCTACGGCTTATCATTGGTTTTAGGCGGCGGCGAGGTGCGCCCGCTTGATATGGCCACGGCGTTTGCCGTTTTCGCTAACGGCGGCACCTACCGCCCACCGGTTTCAATTCTTAAAGTGGAAGACGCAAATGGCCGGACTTTAAAAGAACACCGGCCTGGGAAGGGCGAAAAAGAAGTCCTGGACCCAAACGTTGCCTATCAGATTACCAACATTCTTTCCGACAACAACGCTCGGACTCCAATTTTTGGCCCGCGCTCGGCGCTCTATTTCCCAAATCGCGCGGTCGCGGCCAAAACCGGGACGACCCAGGAATTCCGCGACGGCTGGACCGTTGGCTACACACCCGGGCTTTCAACCGCGGTCTGGGTTGGTAACAACGATAATTCACCGATGCGTCAGGGCGCTGATGGCTCTGTCGTGGCGGCGCCAATCTTTCGCAATTATTTAAGTGCCGCTCTTGACCCAACTGACAATCGCACCTTCACGAAGCCGGAAACACTTAAAACGCTCTCTGTGGATAAATTTTCAAACAAATTGCCAACCGATAGCTCTGGCGAATTAGTGAGCGATCTCTTTGCCCCGTGGCAAATTCCGAAAGAGAAAGACGACATTCACGTTAAAGTTCAAATCAACAAATTGACCGGTAAACTCGCCACATCCTTAACGCCTCAAAGTCTGGTTGAGGAAAAAACTTATACCGTTCTGCATTCTGAAAAACCAGGCGACCCGCGTTGGGAGAATCCGGTACTTGCCTGGGCACAAGCAAATGGAATCGAGCTTGGCAGTCCGCCGACTGAGACTGACACTGATTATACCGAGGACACTATCCCGATCGTTAATATTCTCGAGCCAACCAATGGCGCGGTAGTTTCGGGAACAGTGACCATTACCGCGGAAGCGAGTGCAACCTTCGGAGTCCGATCAGTTGACTTGGCGATAGATGGTCAAGGTCGAGGCTTTGATGCTGTGTCGCCTTATCAATTTACAGTGCAAGCATCTGATCTAGGGGAAGGTGATCATACGCTGACCGTCACAACTTACGATCAAAATGGCGCCTCAACTAGCCAAACCTTAACTGTAACTGTTCGATCAGATGCTACTCCACCTGAATCGGTAAGCAATGTCGACGCCACTGGTCTCAATGCTGCAGTTCAACTAACATGGACGAATCCGACTGAC
- the tyrS gene encoding tyrosine--tRNA ligase, producing MTTPYWRLAADKIYPSKDRLVRTLKARSLRIYFGADPTAPFLHLGHTVPLKILRELQEQGHRVVVLFGDFTTLIGDPSGRDQSRPTLDEQAIATNLLTYREQVLKILDPKKTEFRSNSEWYLNPRSSGALREFLRLGLNFTAAQLWERDLFQERQKKGQPVSLTEFIYPVLQAYDFIALEADAQVGGTDQTFNMLAGRDLAKKLGKGEKFVITTQLLRGTDGHKMGKSFNNFIALTDAPNEMYGKLMSVRDELLPEYFMLAVGIDPNASKVRTLIDANPREAKAKMAYEVVAFYHGADRALMAQKAFDQQFQAKELPGEIENRTPSVTGNEKLAFYLVDLDLATSKTEAGRLIEQGGVKVDGAVIADLHALITPHDGMLIQVGKRHFVRIKL from the coding sequence ATGACGACTCCTTACTGGCGTCTTGCCGCCGATAAGATTTATCCAAGCAAAGATAGGCTCGTTCGTACGTTGAAGGCGCGTTCGTTAAGGATCTACTTTGGCGCCGATCCGACTGCGCCTTTTCTCCATCTTGGGCACACTGTGCCGCTTAAAATTTTACGCGAACTGCAAGAGCAAGGTCATCGGGTCGTAGTCTTGTTTGGTGATTTTACAACTCTCATCGGAGACCCGTCTGGTCGCGACCAGAGTCGACCGACACTTGACGAACAAGCGATTGCGACTAATCTTTTGACCTATCGCGAGCAAGTTCTAAAAATTCTTGACCCTAAGAAAACAGAGTTTCGTTCCAATAGCGAGTGGTATTTGAACCCCCGTTCAAGCGGCGCGCTTAGAGAATTCCTGCGTCTTGGCCTAAACTTTACCGCGGCTCAACTTTGGGAAAGAGATTTATTTCAGGAGCGTCAGAAAAAGGGCCAGCCAGTCTCTTTAACCGAATTTATTTATCCTGTGCTTCAAGCTTATGATTTCATCGCCTTGGAGGCCGATGCGCAAGTCGGTGGCACCGATCAAACCTTTAACATGCTAGCTGGCCGGGATTTGGCGAAAAAATTAGGTAAAGGAGAAAAGTTTGTCATCACGACCCAACTTTTGCGTGGCACAGACGGGCACAAGATGGGTAAATCGTTTAATAACTTCATCGCGCTTACAGATGCGCCAAATGAGATGTATGGCAAACTGATGTCGGTTCGCGATGAACTTCTCCCAGAATATTTTATGCTTGCAGTTGGCATTGATCCAAATGCATCCAAAGTGCGAACACTAATCGATGCGAATCCGCGCGAAGCGAAAGCAAAAATGGCCTACGAAGTTGTAGCTTTTTATCATGGCGCCGACAGAGCTTTGATGGCTCAAAAAGCCTTTGATCAGCAATTTCAAGCAAAAGAATTGCCAGGCGAGATTGAAAATCGGACACCATCGGTAACCGGGAATGAAAAGCTTGCCTTTTACTTGGTTGACCTTGACTTAGCGACATCTAAAACCGAAGCAGGTCGCCTCATTGAACAGGGTGGTGTCAAAGTCGATGGCGCTGTTATTGCCGATCTGCACGCGCTGATCACGCCGCATGACGGCATGTTGATTCAGGTTGGCAAACGACACTTTGTCCGCATAAAATTATAG